TCAGGTAGTGTGGGATTCGATCTTCGAGGTGGCTCGCGTCGACGGTCGCGAGTGCCTCACGAGCGCGGGCTCTCGCTTCGTCACCGGGCACGCCGTAGTTCTGGAGGCCGAACATCACGTCATCGAGGACCGTGGGGGCGACGAGTTGCGTATCGGCGTCCTGAAAGACGAAGCCGACTTCCTTTCGCGCGTGTGCTTTGTTGTCCTCGGTAATCGGCGTGCCGTCGACGACGAGGTCGCCGTCGTCGGGGACGAGCGTGGCGTTCAGGTGTTCGAGGAGCGTCGACTTCCCGGCGCCGTTGCCACCGACGAGCGCGACGACTTCGTTGGGGTACACCGAGAAGTCGACGTCGTGCATGCCGACTGTCCCGTCGGGGTAGGTGTGGGCCTCACACTGGAGGTCGACCAGCGGCGAGTCCTTTCGGCTCACAGCCCCACCCCGTAGACCGCGACCGCTGCGTAGCCGACGACGGCGACGTACGAACCGACCACGACGAACAGTTCGTGGATCGGTGGCCGCGAGACGTCGCCGTACAGCGTGATGTCGCCGTTGTAACCACGGGCTTCCATCGACTTGACGAGGCGTTCGGACTGCTCGATCGCCGTCAGCAAAGTCATCCCGAGGATCCGGGCGTACAGCCGTTTGTTCGACCAGAACTCCGAGAAGTTCGCACCCCGGGAAAGCGCGGCTTTCACGAGGTCCTCGAGCGTCTCGATCATGACGAACGTGAACCGATACGTAAGCAGCGCGATCTGGTCGATCGGCCGGGGGAGTAACCGCCCGAGCATGTACGCAATATCCGTGTATTTGGTCGTCATCGATGCCGTCAAGGCGAAGGTGACGACCGTAAGTGACCGGCAGGTGAGTTCCCCGAAGAGCACGAGCCCTGCCAACGTGACCGAGAGTTCACCGAGCGGTGTCGAGAGCGCGCCACCGATTGGCGTCCCCGGTTCGAGAAACGCCAGCGGCCCGGCGACGGAGACGATGAACAGCATCGGGAGCGTGTACCAGCCAGCGAGCCGCCGATACGGCAATCCCGCCAGACCATAGATTACGAGGACGGATCCATACAGTCCGGCTAGGAGCGCGAGGCGGTCGAACACCGTGACGGCGAGGACGAGCGCGCCGACGACCCCGACCTTCGTCCATGGGTTGACACGGTGTAACGGTCCGTCCCGTCGCTCTGCGAACGCCGTGATGAGCCGCGGGTCCGGGACGTGATTCGAGAGTGTCGTCACAGTTTACCGGGCCTGGCGGTCTCCGTCTCCGAAGCCGCCGTAGCGGTCGGCGTAGACGTACATGCCGACACCAATCACGATCATCAAGAGGACGAGCCCACCGAATTCGAGCATCAGCCCACCCTTTCGGATCGGGCCAGCGACGACGATGCCGCGGCCGAAGTCGACGAGCGCGCCACCGCTCTCTTGCACGCCGCGCTGGAGTGCCTGAGCGGAGCGCTTCGCCCACGGGAGTGCGCCGCCTGTCGCGGTGAAGCCCCAGTACCCAGCGGCG
This is a stretch of genomic DNA from Salinigranum halophilum. It encodes these proteins:
- a CDS encoding cobalamin transport operon protein; amino-acid sequence: MQRWKQYGGLAALFAAFLAAGYWGFTATGGALPWAKRSAQALQRGVQESGGALVDFGRGIVVAGPIRKGGLMLEFGGLVLLMIVIGVGMYVYADRYGGFGDGDRQAR
- a CDS encoding energy-coupling factor transporter transmembrane component T family protein, encoding MTTLSNHVPDPRLITAFAERRDGPLHRVNPWTKVGVVGALVLAVTVFDRLALLAGLYGSVLVIYGLAGLPYRRLAGWYTLPMLFIVSVAGPLAFLEPGTPIGGALSTPLGELSVTLAGLVLFGELTCRSLTVVTFALTASMTTKYTDIAYMLGRLLPRPIDQIALLTYRFTFVMIETLEDLVKAALSRGANFSEFWSNKRLYARILGMTLLTAIEQSERLVKSMEARGYNGDITLYGDVSRPPIHELFVVVGSYVAVVGYAAVAVYGVGL